The Methanobacterium sp. BAmetb5 genome includes a region encoding these proteins:
- a CDS encoding TetR/AcrR family transcriptional regulator, whose protein sequence is MVPRKPREERINEITQAAIDVFLEKGYENTTMETIARRAGMSKGGLYHYFSSKDLVLISANDKISEKVEDLMKAALECDSVREGILYYIENYIRYWLQHPRETAFLFLSIAKILEKSELLTYYQEYTADYRSFLEALFTRGVEMGEFKPHPVRASALTLMAALDGILSYMIFDDTLNLEEVLQDFEEKFIKPIEK, encoded by the coding sequence ATGGTTCCAAGAAAACCCAGGGAAGAAAGGATAAATGAAATAACCCAGGCCGCTATAGATGTTTTTCTGGAGAAGGGTTATGAGAACACTACAATGGAAACCATTGCCCGCAGGGCAGGGATGAGTAAAGGAGGGCTTTACCATTACTTTTCCAGCAAAGATCTGGTACTGATCTCGGCCAATGACAAAATAAGTGAAAAAGTAGAGGACTTAATGAAGGCAGCCCTGGAATGCGATTCAGTTCGAGAGGGAATTCTGTACTACATTGAAAACTACATACGCTACTGGCTGCAACACCCTCGGGAAACTGCATTTCTATTCCTCTCCATTGCCAAGATACTGGAAAAATCAGAACTACTGACTTACTACCAGGAATACACCGCAGATTACCGGTCATTTCTGGAAGCCCTATTCACCAGGGGAGTGGAGATGGGAGAATTCAAACCGCACCCGGTAAGGGCCAGTGCCCTGACCCTGATGGCAGCCCTGGATGGTATTTTAAGTTACATGATATTCGATGACACCCTAAATCTGGAAGAAGTACTCCAGGATTTTGAAGAAAAATTTATTAAACCCATTGAAAAGTGA
- a CDS encoding DUF2098 domain-containing protein has product MGAANSKNEEISVGSHVRYTGTGSAGEVLGLRSDDEGLWVKVDTTQLWYNSRYLELMDDEEYHRLKSRESRRKTKKSSEDSERETARKKVESIKQDLKDVDMSSELCDGGG; this is encoded by the coding sequence ATGGGAGCAGCTAACAGTAAAAACGAAGAAATATCCGTGGGGTCTCATGTAAGATACACGGGCACCGGCAGTGCTGGGGAAGTTCTGGGCCTTCGCAGTGATGATGAGGGACTGTGGGTTAAGGTGGACACCACCCAGTTATGGTACAACAGCCGCTATCTGGAACTCATGGATGATGAAGAGTACCATCGCCTTAAATCACGAGAATCCCGGAGAAAGACAAAAAAATCCAGTGAAGATTCTGAAAGGGAAACCGCCCGGAAGAAGGTGGAAAGCATTAAACAGGACCTTAAAGACGTTGATATGAGCTCGGAACTGTGTGATGGTGGAGGTTAG
- a CDS encoding PRC-barrel domain-containing protein: MKVSDFFGRRVLDKKANEIGKVVDMVIKPKEGIITSMIISTSDFGLTRKDLEIVTADIEEVGDYLILNVEKAELETRAQSNTEKEKVRLDIRK, translated from the coding sequence ATGAAAGTGAGTGACTTTTTTGGGCGAAGAGTTCTGGATAAAAAGGCCAATGAAATTGGTAAAGTGGTGGATATGGTTATAAAACCGAAGGAAGGTATTATTACCAGTATGATCATATCAACCAGTGATTTTGGCTTGACCCGGAAAGATCTGGAAATAGTAACTGCCGACATTGAAGAAGTGGGGGACTACTTAATTTTAAATGTTGAAAAAGCAGAACTGGAAACGAGGGCACAATCAAACACTGAAAAAGAGAAAGTAAGGCTGGATATTAGGAAGTAA
- a CDS encoding tRNA uridine(34) 5-carboxymethylaminomethyl modification radical SAM/GNAT enzyme Elp3, whose product MEKAGRSIIEDILEGKIKNRKDLEKAKFRVCREHQLDRFPRNSEILQTAREDEKEIVIPILKKKPTRTISGVAVVAVMCPPHKCPHGRCLYCPESTIAPPSYTGEEPAALRARMYDFNPYKQVYNRLQQLESIGHPLDKVELIIMGGTFPSRFLCFQEWFITRCLQALTDFGVKEYNLNSSDEYTGGNSGGFLYLKDAQLANENSSVRCVGMTFETRPDYSQREDVDRMLDMGVTRVELGVQTLYNFIYHRVRRGHRVQDTVEATRILKDSGIKVAMHMMPGLFSGPERDLRMFKRLFSDEQFKPDMLKIYPCLVTEGSQLHELWKKGEYTPYSSEEAVQLIVEVKKILPKWVRTMRIQRDIPSQLIEAGVQKSNLGELVYNQLKKEKVQCQCIRCREVGHQAAQGTHTQKENVKLLVEKYRASQGEELFLSQEDTKADVLLGFLRLRMPSEHAHRREINDDSALVRELHVYGPMIPLGERADELWQHRGYGEELLKKAEETSREEYDKREILIISGIGVRNYYRKFGYERKGPYMAKRLV is encoded by the coding sequence ATGGAAAAAGCCGGAAGATCCATAATAGAGGACATACTGGAAGGGAAAATAAAAAACCGGAAGGATCTGGAGAAGGCCAAATTCAGGGTGTGCCGGGAACACCAGCTGGACCGGTTCCCCCGTAACTCTGAAATACTGCAAACAGCCCGGGAAGATGAAAAAGAGATTGTTATCCCTATTTTAAAAAAGAAACCCACACGGACCATTTCCGGTGTGGCTGTGGTGGCTGTGATGTGCCCTCCACATAAATGCCCACATGGAAGGTGTCTATACTGCCCAGAGAGCACCATAGCCCCTCCCAGTTACACTGGTGAAGAACCTGCTGCCCTAAGGGCCAGAATGTACGATTTCAACCCCTATAAACAGGTTTACAATCGTTTGCAGCAGTTAGAAAGTATTGGCCACCCCTTAGATAAGGTGGAGCTTATAATAATGGGAGGTACCTTCCCCTCCAGATTTTTATGCTTCCAGGAATGGTTCATTACCCGGTGCCTGCAGGCCCTGACTGACTTTGGAGTTAAAGAGTATAACCTGAACTCCAGTGATGAGTATACTGGAGGTAATAGTGGAGGATTCCTCTATCTCAAGGATGCCCAATTAGCCAATGAAAATTCCAGTGTGCGCTGTGTGGGCATGACCTTCGAAACCCGGCCGGATTACTCCCAAAGAGAGGATGTGGACCGGATGCTGGACATGGGTGTTACCCGGGTGGAGCTAGGGGTGCAAACCCTTTATAACTTCATTTATCACCGAGTACGTCGTGGGCACCGGGTGCAGGACACGGTAGAAGCCACAAGGATTTTAAAAGATTCCGGTATTAAAGTGGCTATGCACATGATGCCCGGCCTATTCAGTGGCCCTGAAAGGGATTTGCGAATGTTCAAGAGGTTGTTTTCCGATGAACAGTTCAAACCAGATATGCTGAAGATATATCCCTGCCTGGTAACCGAAGGCTCCCAGCTCCACGAACTATGGAAAAAAGGAGAATACACTCCTTATTCCAGTGAAGAAGCAGTTCAGCTAATAGTAGAGGTTAAAAAGATATTGCCCAAGTGGGTGCGTACCATGCGTATCCAGAGGGATATTCCCTCCCAACTCATAGAAGCCGGGGTCCAGAAATCCAACCTGGGAGAACTGGTTTACAACCAACTTAAAAAGGAAAAGGTTCAGTGCCAGTGCATTCGTTGCCGGGAAGTGGGGCACCAGGCAGCCCAGGGAACCCACACCCAGAAAGAAAACGTGAAACTGCTGGTGGAGAAGTACCGTGCCAGCCAGGGAGAAGAACTATTCCTGTCCCAGGAAGACACCAAGGCCGATGTTCTTCTCGGGTTTTTAAGACTGCGCATGCCCTCTGAGCATGCCCATCGTCGGGAAATTAATGATGACAGTGCTTTAGTGCGTGAATTACATGTTTACGGCCCCATGATACCACTGGGTGAAAGGGCAGATGAACTGTGGCAGCACCGGGGTTACGGTGAAGAGTTACTTAAAAAAGCAGAAGAGACCAGCCGGGAAGAGTATGATAAAAGGGAAATACTCATTATCAGCGGGATTGGGGTTCGTAACTACTACCGCAAATTTGGTTATGAAAGGAAAGGCCCTTATATGGCTAAAAGATTGGTTTAA
- the deoC gene encoding deoxyribose-phosphate aldolase, with product MISIEELAGMIDHTNVQRDATEADIELLCHEADYYDFSCACVTPTQAALASELLEMSDTGVCVVIGFPFGVQTPHAKAFEAEEAVANGASELDMVLNIGALKSGQYPLVQADIAAVVGAARGHVVKVILETGLLTRDEKITACQLAREAGAHYVKTSTGFGVSGATVEDVKLMREAVGMEMGVKAAGGIRDLETALAMIDAGASKIGTSTGVQIMEELLKQGETEDDLLGPL from the coding sequence ATGATATCCATTGAAGAACTGGCGGGAATGATTGACCATACCAATGTACAGCGTGATGCCACCGAGGCGGATATTGAACTGCTCTGCCATGAAGCGGATTACTATGATTTCAGTTGTGCCTGTGTAACACCCACCCAGGCCGCACTGGCCAGTGAACTCCTGGAAATGTCAGATACAGGAGTTTGTGTGGTTATAGGATTCCCCTTCGGAGTTCAAACACCCCATGCCAAGGCCTTTGAAGCAGAAGAGGCCGTGGCCAATGGTGCCTCTGAACTGGACATGGTCCTTAATATTGGCGCCCTTAAATCAGGACAGTACCCCCTGGTACAGGCAGATATAGCGGCCGTGGTGGGAGCTGCCCGGGGACACGTGGTGAAGGTAATACTGGAAACTGGACTGTTAACCCGGGATGAAAAGATCACAGCCTGTCAACTGGCCAGGGAGGCTGGAGCCCACTACGTGAAAACTTCCACTGGATTTGGAGTAAGCGGGGCCACAGTAGAAGATGTTAAACTGATGCGTGAAGCAGTAGGTATGGAAATGGGAGTTAAAGCTGCTGGTGGTATCCGGGACCTGGAAACTGCCCTGGCCATGATCGACGCCGGGGCCAGTAAAATCGGCACCTCCACCGGCGTGCAGATCATGGAAGAACTACTGAAACAGGGCGAAACTGAGGACGATCTCTTAGGTCCTCTTTGA
- a CDS encoding cyclophilin-like fold protein → MKNEIEIEILKKGTLKVVLDDRNPSTAQKLYENLPLEGAAQLWLEEIFFPIPLEHEYENPSPSSDKGDVSYWPPGQAFCIFFGDSQPASDVNHIGKVVEGLEIMKSVEEGDWVVIKRLF, encoded by the coding sequence ATGAAAAATGAAATTGAAATTGAAATACTGAAAAAAGGAACTTTAAAAGTAGTTTTGGATGATCGAAACCCCTCAACTGCCCAAAAATTGTATGAAAACCTCCCCCTGGAGGGTGCAGCCCAGCTATGGTTGGAAGAAATTTTCTTCCCCATACCCCTGGAACACGAATACGAAAATCCCTCACCCTCATCAGATAAAGGGGATGTGTCCTACTGGCCACCCGGCCAAGCCTTCTGCATATTCTTCGGTGATTCCCAGCCTGCTTCTGATGTGAATCACATTGGAAAAGTTGTTGAAGGTTTAGAGATAATGAAAAGTGTTGAAGAGGGGGATTGGGTAGTTATAAAACGTTTATTTTAA